The DNA segment CCCGGTGCTGGTGAGCTCCGCCGGTACCGACGGCCGGTACGAGATGCTGGGGACCTGCCGTATGGTCTGCGAGCCCtacggccccgccgccccccccccgccgcaacCGGCCGAAcgcggccccctcccgccgccctccACCCTGGTGCAAGGTCCCCAGGGCAAACCGGGGCGACCGGGAAAACCGGGACCGCCGGGACCGCCGGGAGAGCCGGGACCGCCGGGACCGGCGGGGGCGCGGGGTGAAGCGGGACGACCGGGACCCCCGGGATTACCGGGACCGGGGGCTACGGGTGCGGTGAGCGCGGCTACCTATAGCACGGTGCCACGCGTCGCCTTCTACGCCGGCCTCAAGAACCCCCACGAGGGCTACGAGGTCCTCAAGTTCGACGACGTGGTCACCAACCTGGGCAACAGCTACGACGCCGCCTCCGGCAAGTTCACCTGCGCCATCCCCGGCACCTACTTCTTCACCTACCACGTCCTCATGCGCGGCGGCGACGGCACCAGCATGTGGGCCGACCTCTGCAAGAACGGCCAGGTAAGGGCTGGCCGTCCCGGCCACCAGCCCCACGGCGGGGACGGGAGCTGTCGCTGCCCCCTGTGCACCGGAGGAGAGCTCTGGGTGCTTCCTCAGGGTGCCCCGTGCTTTTCCCGGGGGCGATGATGGGCTTTGGGTGCTTCCCCGGGGTGCCCCGTCTTTTTCCCAGTCTCAGAGATGCACCCCCGGGGTGCTCCATCCTTTTCCCTGTGGTGATGATGAGGTCTGGGTGCGTCCCCGGGGTGCCACATCCTTCTCCCGGCCGCAGAGATGCACCCCCGGGGTGCTCCGTCCTTTTCCCAGCCGCAGAGATGCACCCCCGGGGTGCTCCGTCCTTTTCCCAGTGGCGATGGTGAGCTCTGGGTGCATCCCTGGGGTGCCACATCCTTTTCCCAGATGCAGAGAGGCACCCCCAGGATTCTCTGTCCCTCTCCCGGTGGCAACGATGGGCTCTGGGTGCGTCCCCAGGATGCTCCAtccctctcccagctgcagagATGCATCCCTGGGGTGCCCT comes from the Aptenodytes patagonicus chromosome 20, bAptPat1.pri.cur, whole genome shotgun sequence genome and includes:
- the C1QL1 gene encoding C1q-related factor; its protein translation is MVLVLVVLIPVLVSSAGTDGRYEMLGTCRMVCEPYGPAAPPPPQPAERGPLPPPSTLVQGPQGKPGRPGKPGPPGPPGEPGPPGPAGARGEAGRPGPPGLPGPGATGAVSAATYSTVPRVAFYAGLKNPHEGYEVLKFDDVVTNLGNSYDAASGKFTCAIPGTYFFTYHVLMRGGDGTSMWADLCKNGQVRASAIAQDADQNYDYASNSVILHLDAGDEVFIKLDGGKAHGGNNNKYSTFSGFIIYSD